One Melitaea cinxia chromosome 17, ilMelCinx1.1, whole genome shotgun sequence genomic region harbors:
- the LOC123661712 gene encoding ejaculatory bulb-specific protein 3-like — protein MNMKFVIVLSAFLVFCAAVELYSTENDHLDIEAVVSDPTTLKAFLDCFNDKGSCDEQMADFKKDIPEVVMENCAKCTKAQKHILKRFLEEIKVKKPDDYQVFKQKYDPQDKNFAALEAAIANS, from the exons ATGAATATGAAATTCGTTATAGTTCTTTCTGCATTTTTGGTGTTTTGTGCTGCTGTCGAGTTATACAGCACCGAAAATGACCATTTGGATATTGAAGCAGTTGTCAGTGACCCTACAACTTTAAAAGCATTCCTTGATTGTTTTAACGACAAGGGTTCGTGCGATGAACAAATGGCTGACTTTAAAA AAGACATACCCGAAGTAGTCATGGAAAATTGCGCAAAATGTACTAAAGCTCAGAAACATATTTTAAAGCGTTTTTTAGAAGAAATCAAAGTAAAGAAGCCAGATGATTACCAAGTTTTCAAACAAAAGTACGACCCTCAAGATAAGAATTTTGCTGCTTTGGAAGCGGCTATCGCAAATTCTTAA
- the LOC123661847 gene encoding allergen Tha p 1-like translates to MVIYSCATPFYCIHSKRLLNKYLDCFLDRSPCTPVGKVFKSVLPEVVKTACSKCSPMQKRFAGRTFQAFKRYLPEKHEELKHKLDPKNTYFANFESVISMS, encoded by the exons ATGGTGATCTATTCTTGTG CAACACCATTTTATTGTATTCACTCAAAGAG ATTATTGAATAAATACTTGGACTGTTTTTTAGACCGAAGTCCTTGTACTCCTGTGGGAAAAGTGTTTAAAT CAGTTCTACCAGAAGTCGTGAAGACAGCGTGTTCTAAATGTTCACCAATGCAGAAGAGATTCGCTGGCAGAACTTTCCAGGCATTCAAGAGATACTTACCCGAAAAACACGAGGAACTTAAACATAAACTTGATCCAAAAAACACATATTTCGCAAACTTTGAATCGGTTATATCAATGTCTTGA
- the LOC123661709 gene encoding ejaculatory bulb-specific protein 3-like, translated as MVVDIKALSLSAAASSLGPIESKRIIKMKIFVVFACVVLSVLAADKYNSKYDNFDVETLITNDRLLKSYVNCFLDKGKCTAEGSDFKKTLPEAVSTVCGKCTEKQKLNVKKVIKAIQQKFPTQWEELVKKNDPTGKHRADFDKFIQGS; from the exons ATGGTCGTCGATATAAAAGCACTGTCGCTTTCTGCAGCGGCTAGTTCTTTGGGTCCTATAGAGAGTAAAAG aataataaaaatgaagatttTCGTTGTTTTCGCTTGTGTGGTATTGTCGGTGCTTGCTGCTGATAAGTATAATTCAAAATATGATAACTTCGACGTGGAAACATTGATAACCAACGACAGGCTACTTAAATCGTACGTCAACTGCTTTTTAGACAAAGGGAAATGCACAGCTGAAGGAAGTGACTTTAAAA AAACTTTACCAGAGGCAGTCTCAACAGTTTGCGGTAAATGTACCGAGAAGCAaaagttaaatgtaaaaaaagttattaaggcTATCCAACAGAAGTTCCCTACCCAATGGGAAGAACTTGTGAAGAAAAATGATCCTACCGGCAAACACCGtgccgatttcgacaaattcaTCCAAGGCAGCTAA